Within Aspergillus oryzae RIB40 DNA, chromosome 2, the genomic segment GGGTAACAACGAATCACAACGCAATCAACCATCATGGCGGGATATCCGAGTGGCTGAGTTAGACAGGTTAGGCTACGGTACCGAGGAATGATACTGCGAGATACATCATACTAATCGCGCCAAACCCTACGGAGTAGGCGATGGCAGAGTCATTAGTGGGTCCACTGGAGCCTGTCTCCTTGGTGTGCGTATCCTATCATCTCAACCTTTCAGGGATCGGGCGTAGCTGAACTCTGGAGTCTGGCCCAGCTCCGTGGGATTCCAAGGTGGGGGCCACCATTTTACTActtaatatattttaatatatcgTTCAGAAAAAAACGGCATGTCATTGGCGCTGTGCCACTTCGGATCGTGTTCGGTATCGCACGAGTGGTGCTTACTATGCAGGTACATCCGCTTGGAACCTAATGGCCTCTACGTATGAGATCCTAGATCGGAGAAAATCCCTCCGCGGGGTCTCCCTACGCGTGCTCGCTTGCACTTTAGGCTGGCGTACTTGTTGGGCCAAAATTGTGGACCGCACTGTCAAGGACCGGGAGAACCTCTGTGTCCGCTGATTTGAAAAATCTTGCGAGCCATACCAAGCTTGTTTCATAAGGAGCATGGATGTCGAAGGAGCTGTCAGTTAAATGGTCCATCAGCCAAAGTCAGATTAGCCCCTGGTCAGCTTCACTTGGCGCACTCCGCAAGGAACGGAAAGACCCGGTTACTGGCCTAAAATCCTTTGAAAGATCACATGGGTCTATGAAATATAAGCTCTGTCTCCAGCAGAAAGACCGTACAAGAAACATACATGCCCCCAGTTACTGTCTCAGCCGACACCCCTTAGGATTGTGTATAACCTGTTCTCGACGCACGCATACCATACATTTTAAGGATAAATCCCTTAGTGCACACCGGCTTCTAACCAGTCTTGTTAATTAATACATTTCATACCAATCTAAACATGGATCCAGTTGCCCCTGTGCAGGAAGATATTAGGAGAGTCGGGCGGAAGGAGTTATACACGGACTTTGGAAAGCGCATGGAGTATATAAAGACATTTCTGGATTTCACAGACGGTACGTTTGACCTAGCGGCTGCTTTTTACCTTACCAGCAAACAGACTGCTGATCATTGCACACAGACGACGTCATAATATTCAACAAAGGCTCGAAATACCTTAAAACAGTCATTCCGGAACTCACCCATCGTCTCTATGAGAAGATGCTCGAATTCGATATCACAGCCCGTGCTCTCCGCACTCGGAGTACTACGTCCGAAGCACAAATCGAGGATTTATTCACAATTGACAGTCCTCAGGtgcaaaggagaaagattTTCTGGAAATGGTATCTGACTAGACTATGCTCAGACCCCGGCCAGCCTTCGTACTGGGAATATCTGCGAAAAGTTGGGTGAGTTGTTTTTGAACGACCTTATCTTGTCAACAACCTACTAAACAGGTCCGAATTCAGGGAAATGCACACAGGAAAAGTACTGATGCACCCATTAACAATAGAGTACATCCATATGAATGCTTGTCTCGGTTACGTAAAACAACTTCTCTTTGAAACCATCTCACTGCACCCAGACATGTCTGTCAAGTTCAAGTTCGCTCTCATCAGATCCATGAGCAAGGTCTTCTGCATCCAAAACGATCTAATCTCCAAGTGCTACATAAACGAAGGCCAGGAGTTCGCAGAAGAAGCGtcaaacaccaccaatgcAGACAATGCACCAGCCAAAGGAAACACAGACAATGCATCAATCGCCACATGCATCACGGACAATGCATCAGCTGTCACAGGCACCACAGACACTGTctcaatgacaacaacaGATTCAATGACAACCACAGATACTGTCTCAATCGCCAACAGCGAGGTATCTTCAATGACCCGGGACAAACAAAGCCACCCTCATTGCCTAATCCCCGGTTTCAACACTTCCAGGCCCAGCTCAGCAGGAGACACGCAGAGCTCAATCTCGCGGGACAGAAGCGGAAGCGTCGATCTGGACCGAGTGAACTCGACAGCCGAAACGGCAGTGTCCTCTGACTGCCCATCCACATCCAGCAGTCATATGATCAGTCCCAACGTTGTTTCAAATCCATCAGCATTCGCCTCGCCATTTGCGGTCGGGCATATACACAACTTCGAGACGAAAATATGGTCT encodes:
- a CDS encoding protoglobin family protein (predicted protein) — encoded protein: MDPVAPVQEDIRRVGRKELYTDFGKRMEYIKTFLDFTDVIPELTHRLYEKMLEFDITARALRTRSTTSEAQIEDLFTIDSPQVQRRKIFWKWYLTRLCSDPGQPSYWEYLRKVGVHPYECLSRLRKTTSL
- a CDS encoding uncharacterized protein (predicted protein); amino-acid sequence: MSKVFCIQNDLISKCYINEGQEFAEEASNTTNADNAPAKGNTDNASIATCITDNASAVTGTTDTVSMTTTDSMTTTDTVSIANSEVSSMTRDKQSHPHCLIPGFNTSRPSSAGDTQSSISRDRSGSVDLDRVNSTAETAVSSDCPSTSSSHMISPNVVSNPSAFASPFAVGHIHNFETKIWSSGMKQKGSGYK